One part of the Lotus japonicus ecotype B-129 chromosome 2, LjGifu_v1.2 genome encodes these proteins:
- the LOC130740415 gene encoding zinc finger CCCH domain-containing protein 24: MAEEEPVLITEPSSPKTLDPIHAHGSTTESHQSPPQDALSNQPNDDVAPTEKRKRDDGDGDGDGDGERKVHPLWKTSLCSYFRSHNGSCSHGTTCRFAHSEEELRLRPDNTWDPTSERAKKAQKSETGEKRDVADRVMMTEAVDDDDEDGGDDALRKCLVHLPRKWSSENFRKFLNDEGVPFKYAKKKTGMMIGFVTFEDEEQMKSSSKELDGKSCGAKSLEVADVIRRSSEKKNIGVPALNKENSENGTSDAEMNDDVVAVDGSSKKRTVRDVVTPLADVPYADQLEQKKSSLMQILKKLTRNVRKAIPTGVPRPEWILKSSEIGGLPCKLEGIIASPIVNGYRNKCEFSVGYSLEGKVTVGFMLGNFREGVTAVEEAVDCPNVSTIARKYATIFQEFLQHTDLPVWNRFKNTGFWRQLTVREGRANANVGDAETFDGIAEVMLMVQVSTANFDDAQVAAEFKRLAQEFVAGANLHCPVLPLSALVIQDHVGISNVAPADAPLRYLPISKAAGDTEMDANNNAMDVRIHDYINNLRFSISPTAFFQVNSLAAEKLYSLAGDWACLGPDTLLFDICCGTGTIGLTLAHRVGMVIGIEMNASAISDAHRNAEINGIKNFRFICSKAEDVMGSLLREYINVPKEQVDDPSISENDNDIPEEIACPEPEKGELASDCPENNSSEAVSEVQKGSTSEGYINVPKEQVDDPSISGNGNDIPEEIACPEPEKGEAASDCPENNSSKAGSEVQKGSTSENGNTSRKQFKNVVAIVDPPRAGLHPTVIKALRTHPGLRRLVYISCNPETLVANAIELCTPSPATNEKVKKDNRGWRNRSMAGLARHRAKSMPISEAFQPVKAMAVDLFPHTPHCELVMLLER, encoded by the exons ATGGCGGAGGAGGAACCTGTTCTCATCACTGAACCCTCTTCCCCTAAAACCCTAGACCCAATCCACGCTCACGGTTCCACCACCGAATCGCACCAATCGCCTCCGCAAGATGCTCTATCCAATCAACCAAACGACGACGTCGCTCCGACCGAGAAGCGAAAACGAGACGACGGCGACGGTGACGGTGACGGTGACGGTGAGCGTAAGGTTCACCCGCTGTGGAAGACTAGCCTGTGCTCTTACTTCAGGAGCCATAACGGCTCCTGCAGCCACGGCACTACCTGCCGCTTTGCGCACAGCGAGGAGGAGCTCCGCCTTCGTCCTGACAACACGTGGGATCCGACGTCCGAGCGGGCGAAGAAGGCACAGAAGTCTGAGACTGGTGAGAAACGCGACGTTGCGGATCGCGTGATGATGACTGAGGCCGTGGATGATGACGACGAGGACGGCGGCGATGACGCGCTCAGAAAATGCTTGGTGCACTTGCCGAGGAAGTGGAGCTCTGAGAATTTCAGGAAGTTTCTCAACGATGAG GGTGTGCCGTTTAAGTATGCGAAGAAAAAGACTGGTATGATGATCGGTTTCGTTACTTTCGAAGATGAAGAGCAAATGAAGAGTTCCTCAAAG GAGTTAGACGGAAAATCTTGTGGCGCGAAAAGCTTAGAGGTTGCTGATGTGATTCGTCGAtcatctgagaagaagaatattgGTGTTCCTGCATTAAATAAGgagaattcagaaaatgggacaTCGGATGCTGAAATGAATGATGATGTTGTGGCAGTTGATGGTTCCTCAAAGAAGAGAACCGTGCGTGATGTGGTGACTCCTCTTGCTGATGTGCCCTATGCTGATCAGTTGGAGCAGAAAAAAAGCTCTCTCATGCAGATTCTGAAAAAACTG ACTAGGAATGTGCGCAAAGCTATTCCAACTGGTGTTCCTCGTCCTGAGTGGATTCTCAAGTCTAGCGAAATAG GTGGTTTACCATGCAAACTAGAGGGTATTATTGCATCACCAATTGTAAATGGATATCGAAATAAATGTGAATTTTCAGTTGGATATTCTCTGGAAGGCAAAGTGACAGTGGGCTTCATGCTTGGAAACTTCAG GGAGGGTGTAACAGCAGTTGAGGAAGCAGTGGACTGCCCAAATGTTTCTACCATAGCTCGCAAATATGCTACTATCTTTCAGGAATTTCTGCAGCATACTGATTTACCAGTTTGGAACAGATTCAAAAATACTGGCTTTTGGCGTCAATTGACG GTTCGAGAAGGGAGGGCAAATGCGAATGTTGGGGATGCTGAAACTTTTGATGGTATTGCAGAGGTCATGCTTATGGTGCag GTTTCTACTGCAAACTTTGATGATGCACAAGTAGCTGCTGAATTTAAGAGGCTTGCTCAGGAATTTGTAGCAGGAGCTAATTTGCATTGTCCAGTGTTGCCCCTTTCGGCTCTGGTTATTCAG GATCACGTAGGAATATCCAATGTAGCTCCAGCTGATGCACCACTGCGTTATCTTCCCATTTCTAAAGCAGCCGGTGATACTGAGATGGATGCAAACAATAATGCCATGGATGTTAGAATCCATGATTATATCAACAATCTCCGGTTCTCAATATCTCCGACAGCATTTTTTCAG GTCAACAGTCTTGCCGCTGAGAAGTTATACTCACTTGCTGGAGATTGGGCATGCTTAGGTCCCGATACATTGCTATTTGATATATGCTGTGGGACAGGAACAATTGGCCTTACGTTAGCACACCGAGTTGGTATG GTGATTGGAATTGAAATGAATGCATCTGCCATATCTGATGCTCATAGGAATGCTGAGATTAATGGCATAAAAAACTTTAGATTTATATGTTCAAAG GCAGAGGACGTGATGGGATCTCTATTAAGGGAGTACATAAATGTGCCCAAGGAACAAGTTGATGATCCCAGTATCTCTGAAAATGACAATGACATTCCTGAGGAAATTGCTTGCCCAGAGCCTGAAAAGGGTGAATTGGCATCTGATTGTCCGGAAAATAACAGTTCAGAAGCTGTAAGTGAGGTTCAGAAGGGTAGCACTTCAGAAGGGTACATAAATGTGCCCAAGGAACAAGTTGATGATCCCAGTATCTCTGGAAATGGCAATGACATTCCTGAGGAAATTGCTTGCCCAGAGCCTGAAAAGGGTGAAGCGGCATCTGATTGTCCGGAAAATAACAGTTCAAAAGCTGGAAGTGAGGTTCAGAAGGGTAGCACTTCTGAAAATGGAAATACTTCCAGGAAACAGTTTAAAAATGTTGTTGCTATTGTTGATCCACCACGTGCTGGACTGCATCCAACT GTGATTAAAGCTTTGAGGACTCATCCAGGCCTGCGGAGGCTTGT TTACATATCCTGTAATCCTGAAACTTTGGTGGCAAATGCTATTGAGCTTTGCACGCCTTCCCCTGCAACTAATGAGAAAGTAAAAAAAGACAATAGAGGATGGAGAAACAGGAGCATGGCAGGTCTAGCACGGCATCGAGCCAAGTCCATGCCCATCTCAGAGGCCTTCCAACCAGTAAAAGCTATGGCCGTTGATCTTTTTCCACACACTCCACACTGTGAACTGGTTATGCTTCTTGAGAGGTAG